A portion of the Carya illinoinensis cultivar Pawnee chromosome 11, C.illinoinensisPawnee_v1, whole genome shotgun sequence genome contains these proteins:
- the LOC122280550 gene encoding uncharacterized protein LOC122280550 isoform X1, whose translation MIMMKYCLGRLQRRRQCMPMDLAAADQEADFKLGSLADRVTSLEHRFCQLCLEMQSSSSISTLGDSCSTQGMIKIKSSSSLPTFNIPIHGDQRSHVSHVALSSRPLEIQQENPNYGVPKKLKHAISPDSNKQRLGNTTTWADKDDHDQKKCKSRKKNKKKKGLSPNRPRLKIFGC comes from the exons ATG ATCATGATGAAGTACTGTTTAGGACGATTGCAGAGACGTCGACAATGCATGCCAATGGATTTAGCAGCAGCAGATCAGGAGGCTGACTTTAAATTAGGGTCATTGGCTGATCGGGTGACATCTCTTGAACATAGGTTTTGTCAG CTATGCCTAGAGATGCAATCTAGCAGCAGCATATCAACACTTGGTGACAGTTGTTCAACCCAAGGAATGATCAAGATAAAATCGTCTTCCTCACTCCCAACTTTCAACATTCCCATCCATGGAGATCAGAGATCTCATGTATCCCATGTTGCTTTGAGTAGTAGGCCATTAGAAATCCAGCAG GAAAATCCTAATTATGGAGTGCCAAAAAAGTTGAAGCATGCAATTAGTCCTGATTCCAATAAGCAGCGCCTTGGGAACACTACTACTTGGGCCGATAAGGATGATCATGATCAGAAGAAATGCAAAAGCCggaaaaagaataagaagaagaaaggactTTCACCAAATCGGCCACGCTTGAAAATATTTGGCTGTTAA
- the LOC122280550 gene encoding uncharacterized protein LOC122280550 isoform X2, with amino-acid sequence MMKYCLGRLQRRRQCMPMDLAAADQEADFKLGSLADRVTSLEHRFCQLCLEMQSSSSISTLGDSCSTQGMIKIKSSSSLPTFNIPIHGDQRSHVSHVALSSRPLEIQQENPNYGVPKKLKHAISPDSNKQRLGNTTTWADKDDHDQKKCKSRKKNKKKKGLSPNRPRLKIFGC; translated from the exons ATGATGAAGTACTGTTTAGGACGATTGCAGAGACGTCGACAATGCATGCCAATGGATTTAGCAGCAGCAGATCAGGAGGCTGACTTTAAATTAGGGTCATTGGCTGATCGGGTGACATCTCTTGAACATAGGTTTTGTCAG CTATGCCTAGAGATGCAATCTAGCAGCAGCATATCAACACTTGGTGACAGTTGTTCAACCCAAGGAATGATCAAGATAAAATCGTCTTCCTCACTCCCAACTTTCAACATTCCCATCCATGGAGATCAGAGATCTCATGTATCCCATGTTGCTTTGAGTAGTAGGCCATTAGAAATCCAGCAG GAAAATCCTAATTATGGAGTGCCAAAAAAGTTGAAGCATGCAATTAGTCCTGATTCCAATAAGCAGCGCCTTGGGAACACTACTACTTGGGCCGATAAGGATGATCATGATCAGAAGAAATGCAAAAGCCggaaaaagaataagaagaagaaaggactTTCACCAAATCGGCCACGCTTGAAAATATTTGGCTGTTAA
- the LOC122282369 gene encoding uncharacterized protein LOC122282369 — protein MVGKEGYMALKLDMSKVYDRVEWCFLRAVLIKLGFGKKWVELVMHCIETVNYCLLVNGELQKIFSPTRGIRQGEPLSPYLLILCAETLSNLICKAEEMELIHGVPMARGQMRVSHLFSADDSLLFCKANAEEWRRMISLLRAYERDSGQRLNVEKTYVVFSKNTSKITQRFILSIARMRTTMPYERYLGLPPVVGKDRFKTFKTLLDNIKLKLSNQRIKTLS, from the coding sequence ATGGTAGGTAAAGAAGGCTATATGGCTTTGAAACTAGACATGAGTAAAGTCTATGACCGAGTGGAATGGTGTTTTCTGAGAGCAGTTCTTATCAAGCTGGGTTTTGGCAAAAAATGGGTAGAATTGGTGATGCACTGTATTGAAACAGTCAACTACTGTTTATTGGTGAATGGTGAACTTCAAAAAATCTTCTCCCCCACTCGAGGCATAAGGCAAGGTGAACCCCTATCACCTTACCTTCTCATATTGTGTGCTGAAACTTTGAGTAATTTGATATGCAAAGCTGAAGAGATGGAGTTAATACATGGGGTACCAATGGCTCGTGGACAGATGAGGGTATCCCACCTCTTCTCTGCAGATGATAGCTTATTGTTTTGTAAGGCCAATGCAGAAGAATGGCGTAGGATGATAAGCTTACTGAGAGCCTATGAAAGGGACTCGGGCCAGAGATTAAATGTAGAGAAGACTTATGTTGTTTTCAGCAAGAACACCAGCAAAATTACTCAGAGGTTCATCTTATCAATAGCAAGAATGAGGACCACCATGCCATATGAAAGGTACCTGGGCCTACCCCCAGTGGTTGGCAAGGATagattcaaaactttcaagacTCTTCTAGACAACATCAAATTGAAGCTAAGTAATCAAAGAATCAAGACCCTCTCTTAG
- the LOC122282371 gene encoding uncharacterized protein LOC122282371, which translates to MQYCQQKLPQWSKQKFGNSKRRIQDQLAHLSFLQDRNTGHLTEEIKKVQRGVEVSLETDNMKWKQRAKQRWLKEGDRNTKFFHQAASQRRRTNLIKKLVDSNDQTVTLRKGICEMFQGYFTDLFSSSNPMQPSNCISSLEIQVTESQNEFLTRPYCTQEVEEALLSMNGLSSLGPNGFLAIFYQKHWFIVGPKVCEAVLKVLNGKDSMGSINNTFIALILKKRAPLCDRIQTYIPM; encoded by the coding sequence ATGCAGTATTGTCAACAAAAGCTTCCTCAGTGGAGCAAACAAAAATTTGGTAATTCTAAGAGAAGGATCCAAGATCAGCTGGCACATCTATCCTTCCTTCAGGACAGAAACACAGGCCATCTCACTGAGGAAATTAAGAAAGTACAAAGAGGGGTGGAGGTTAGCTTAGAGACTGATAACATGAAGTGGAAGCAAAGGGCCAAGCAAAGGTGGCTAAAGGAGGGTGATAGAAATACTAAGTTCTTCCACCAAGCTGCAtcacaaagaagaagaacaaactTGATCAAGAAGCTGGTGGACAGCAATGACCAAACAGTAACCTTGAGAAAAGGAATCTGTGAAATGTTCCAAGGCTATTTCACTGACCTTTTTTCCTCCTCAAACCCCATGCAACCTTCTAATTGCATCTCTTCCTTAGAGATCCAAGTGACTGAGTCCCAAAATGAGTTTCTCACCAGACCCTACTGCACTCAGGAAGTGGAAGAAGCTCTCTTAAGCATGAATGGGCTAAGCTCGCTAGGACCAAATGGTTTTCTAGCAATTTTCTACCAAAAACACTGGTTCATAGTGGGACCTAAAGTATGTGAAGCAGTATTGAAGGTGCTGAATGGGAAGGATAGCATGGGAAGCATCAACAACACTTTCATTGCTTTGATACTAAAGAAAAGGGCACCACTTTGTGACAGAATTCAGACCTATATCCCTATGTAG